A portion of the Deinococcus peraridilitoris DSM 19664 genome contains these proteins:
- a CDS encoding L-aspartate oxidase yields the protein MEKQTDLLIIGGGVAGLYAALCARSRGMRVVLVCKRAITGGSTYWAQGGVAAPLAAWDEEAHARDTLTAGRGLSDETVVREFVREAHTHVNALARLGVPFAPNLAREGGHGLARIRQAGGDGTGRAISETLARQVGAAGVVVWEHAFARALLRDDQGRVVGADILPKGGGVWRVRAGSVLLATGGFGRAYPVTTAPREATGDGVALAVNAGAQARDMEFVQFHPTVVIAGSEGLLVTEAARGAGGVLRNAHGHRFMTAYDPHGELAPRDVVARSIHSERRRTGNVTLDLSHLGAAEVRSRFPNVHARLLREGLDLARDPVPVQPAVHYTMGGVRTDAWARTTVPGLYAAGEVASCGLHGANRLASNSLSEGLVFGARAAAAAAEELSIGSGRVEACTGAAGVVPELVRDILARAAGLEREAGHLHAALGELESARPSRALSVQHGDDRAVHEAANLTLIGALVLRGALAREESRGAHLRLDFPGIGEYPYHVVQDGTRAWREPLDSARQQDACYAPHSTVL from the coding sequence ATGGAAAAGCAGACGGATCTACTGATCATTGGTGGTGGTGTGGCCGGGCTTTACGCGGCGCTGTGCGCCCGCAGCCGTGGAATGCGCGTGGTGCTGGTGTGCAAGAGAGCAATCACCGGGGGCAGTACCTACTGGGCGCAGGGCGGTGTGGCCGCCCCGCTTGCTGCCTGGGACGAGGAGGCGCACGCGCGAGACACCCTCACCGCCGGACGCGGCCTGAGCGACGAGACAGTGGTGCGCGAGTTCGTGCGCGAGGCCCATACGCACGTCAACGCTTTGGCACGGCTCGGGGTTCCCTTCGCACCGAACCTGGCGCGCGAGGGCGGACACGGTCTGGCCCGTATCCGCCAGGCAGGCGGTGATGGAACCGGTCGCGCGATCAGCGAGACGCTGGCACGCCAGGTGGGCGCCGCTGGTGTGGTGGTGTGGGAGCACGCCTTCGCCCGTGCCCTCCTGCGCGATGACCAGGGCCGCGTGGTCGGCGCCGATATCCTGCCCAAAGGCGGTGGTGTCTGGCGTGTGCGGGCGGGCAGCGTACTGCTCGCCACCGGCGGGTTCGGCCGTGCCTATCCGGTGACCACCGCCCCACGCGAGGCAACAGGGGATGGGGTGGCCCTCGCCGTCAATGCGGGAGCCCAGGCGCGCGACATGGAGTTCGTGCAGTTCCACCCCACCGTGGTCATCGCCGGAAGTGAAGGCCTGCTCGTCACGGAAGCAGCGCGCGGCGCGGGCGGTGTGCTGCGTAACGCACATGGTCACCGTTTCATGACCGCTTATGACCCGCACGGGGAGCTTGCGCCGCGCGACGTGGTCGCGCGCAGCATCCACTCCGAGCGCAGGCGGACCGGCAATGTGACCCTCGACCTGTCCCATTTGGGAGCTGCCGAGGTTCGCTCACGCTTCCCGAACGTGCACGCCCGGCTGCTCCGTGAGGGCCTTGACCTCGCCCGAGACCCCGTTCCCGTGCAACCGGCGGTGCACTACACGATGGGTGGAGTGCGAACTGACGCCTGGGCGCGTACAACCGTGCCCGGCTTGTATGCGGCGGGGGAAGTTGCGTCCTGTGGCCTCCACGGTGCCAACCGCCTGGCCAGCAACAGTCTTTCGGAAGGCCTGGTCTTCGGAGCGCGCGCTGCGGCTGCGGCGGCTGAAGAGTTGTCCATCGGGTCGGGTCGGGTCGAAGCCTGTACTGGCGCAGCTGGAGTTGTCCCTGAGCTGGTGCGCGACATCCTCGCCCGTGCAGCAGGGCTGGAGCGCGAAGCCGGACACCTGCACGCGGCACTGGGCGAACTGGAGAGCGCCCGCCCGTCGCGGGCGCTCTCCGTGCAGCACGGTGACGATCGCGCGGTGCACGAAGCAGCAAACTTGACACTCATTGGCGCGCTGGTATTGCGTGGGGCACTCGCCCGCGAGGAGTCGCGTGGAGCGCACCTGCGCCTCGACTTCCCCGGAATAGGCGAGTACCCCTACCACGTCGTTCAGGACGGTACGCGGGCGTGGCGAGAGCCTCTGGACTCCGCGCGACAACAAGACGCATGCTACGCCCCGCACAGCACTGTCCTGTAA